Part of the Cloacibacterium caeni genome is shown below.
TTTTGTCCATGGTAATTTTTAATTTATTACCTGTTTGTGCTTTTTGTACCGCCCACATAAATTTTTGTTGAGCATCTTCAGGAGCGTTTCCTTTCGTATCTATCGCTTGAGTTTTTCCTTGAGAAGTTGCAGACATTCTTTTCCCAACCAGCGTCATAGAAATTTCGTAGTTTCCTTTTGCATCGATATTATCTACCGTAAACGTCATTTCGTCTGTAGATTCATTCGTTCCAGAAATATTTTGTTTCCCGTCAGAAAGCGTTTGCACATCTCTTTGGTAAGTGCTGAAAGGATACGTTTTTCCTTTTTCTAATTTAAAAGTTGCATGGTAAACACCTAGAGAATCTTTGATGGCAGGATTTTCTACTTTTGCTGTTTCTTTATCTTCCACAGGAACTTCTACAGTGATGGTTTTTCCTGTTTTTGGGTCAACTTTGGTTACGGTTTTTGTTTCTTTTTGACAAGAAACGATTGCTATTGAAAGCAGCGCAATTGCTGTAATTTTTTTCATTGATTTTAATTATTTTGTATCATTTGAAGCAAGAATCTTGCCTTTTTATTCACTTTTAGTCCTGCTTTCGCGACTCGCTTTTTTGTTTTTTTTATCAAACTGATCAGAGTGGAAACATCTGAAAAAACAAAAAGAGCTCAAACACATCGCTTAAACCCAACGAAGTGGTTCGACGATTTTAAGGAGTCAATCAGGGCTATTATTCATGTTTCAGTTTTTCGTTTGATTATTTACCAATTTTAAGTAAAAAACATTCGGTTCCTACGGAACCGCCTTTTTTATTGTCAATTATATTTCTACACATATTGCGTTCCTACGGAACGCCTAAAAATACTCTCCAACTCTACAATTCTCCCACCATTTTCTGTCTCACCGCTTCATAAAGAATCGCTCCACAAGCTACAGAAACGTTCAGAGATTGTGTTTTTCCAGTGATAGGTAATTTTATTTTTTCATCAGCATGATGCATTACTTCTTTCGAGATTCCTGTTTCTTCATTTCCCATTACGATGGCGCAAGGTTCTGAAAAATGAGCGTCATAAATCATTTTTTCTGCCTTTTCAGTGGCTGCAAAAACGGTAACTCCTGATTGCTGAAGAAAATCTACTACGTGAGCCAGATTATTTTCTTTACAAATTTTTACGTTGTAAAGCGCTCCCGCCGAAGTTTTGATGGCATCAGAATTGATAGGAGCAGCTCCTTTGTCTGGAATTACAATTGCGTCTATTCCTACACATTCTGCAGTTCTGGCGATCGCTCCGAAATTTCTAACATCAGTTAAACGGTCTAAAATCAATAAAAAAGGAATTTTTCCTTCTTCAAAAATTTGTGGCAACAAATCCTCGATTTTATAAAACGGAATTTCTGAGATAAATGCTACTACACCTTGGTGATTTTTTCTCGTAAAGCGGTTTAGTTTTTCAATTGGAACCGTGTTAGGTCTGATGTTGTATTTTTTCAGTAATTTTTTTAATTCTGAATAAATCTCACCTTGTAAACCACCTTGCACAAAAATTTTGTCAATGGTTTTTCCAGCTTCTATCGCTTCCATTACAGGTCTCAAACCGAAAATGAAATCTTCTTTTTCATTTTTAGATTCGTGTTCCGAGTTTCTATTGTCAAAACGAGGTTTTCTATCGAAATTTTTTGGACCAAAACTTCTTCTCTCGCCTGAGTTATATTTTTTATTAAATTCTCCCAATTTTTTGATTTTTAAATTTGAATTCTATTTGTGTCGTTCCTACGGAACTCAAAATTGTGTTTTTATATTTTCTGCTACAAACCTTTTGCTCTTACAGAGCAAGATTTAAATTTTTAATTTTGCCTTTACCTTCACCTTAACCTAAAACTGTTCTCCAGCTAAAGCACGTTTTTGAGCCATTGCGTATCCAAAATGTAAACTTTCGTGCATATTGTTGAAAATAATTGCATCTTGAATATTTTTTAAATCAATTCCAAAACTTGTAGAATAAGCGGTGT
Proteins encoded:
- the rlmB gene encoding 23S rRNA (guanosine(2251)-2'-O)-methyltransferase RlmB; translated protein: MFGLRPVMEAIEAGKTIDKIFVQGGLQGEIYSELKKLLKKYNIRPNTVPIEKLNRFTRKNHQGVVAFISEIPFYKIEDLLPQIFEEGKIPFLLILDRLTDVRNFGAIARTAECVGIDAIVIPDKGAAPINSDAIKTSAGALYNVKICKENNLAHVVDFLQQSGVTVFAATEKAEKMIYDAHFSEPCAIVMGNEETGISKEVMHHADEKIKLPITGKTQSLNVSVACGAILYEAVRQKMVGEL